One genomic window of Candidatus Hydrogenedens sp. includes the following:
- the fliQ gene encoding flagellar biosynthesis protein FliQ — MSPDILVEVGRKAIWITLMISAPMLLTGMLVGLVISILQSVTQIQEITLTFVPKILAVFIVFLIAIPWISSVLIVFTQDLFNQILEFSRL, encoded by the coding sequence ATGTCACCAGATATTCTTGTAGAAGTGGGAAGAAAAGCAATTTGGATAACACTCATGATTTCTGCGCCGATGTTACTTACGGGGATGTTAGTCGGGCTTGTAATTAGTATTCTGCAATCTGTAACACAGATACAGGAAATTACCTTAACATTTGTTCCAAAAATTTTAGCGGTTTTTATTGTTTTTTTAATTGCGATACCGTGGATTTCAAGTGTCCTGATTGTTTTTACGCAAGATTTGTTTAATCAAATTCTTGAATTTTCGCGACTATGA